The following are from one region of the Prevotella communis genome:
- a CDS encoding CinA family protein, with product MDFEGKIISREISQLLWEREKTVSTAESCTGGRIAEAIISVPGASKYFKGGIICYVNEVKENLLGVSHDLIEEKTAVCEEVAVAMVKGACKVLNTDYAIAATGLAGPGGGTKEIPVGTIWLACGTSEKVVTCKIEEDNGRDMNLTFATNKAVQMFCDFLKAEDATSEGEES from the coding sequence ATGGATTTCGAAGGAAAGATTATAAGCAGAGAGATTAGTCAGCTGCTTTGGGAAAGAGAAAAAACTGTTTCTACTGCAGAGAGTTGTACTGGTGGTCGTATTGCAGAAGCAATTATCTCTGTACCAGGTGCTTCTAAATATTTTAAGGGTGGTATCATCTGCTATGTGAATGAAGTGAAGGAAAACCTGTTGGGAGTTTCACATGATTTGATAGAAGAGAAAACCGCTGTATGTGAAGAGGTTGCTGTTGCGATGGTGAAGGGCGCATGCAAGGTGTTGAACACCGATTATGCTATCGCGGCGACGGGCTTAGCTGGTCCTGGAGGTGGTACAAAAGAAATTCCTGTTGGTACTATCTGGCTGGCATGTGGTACATCGGAAAAAGTGGTTACATGTAAGATAGAAGAAGACAATGGTCGAGACATGAATCTGACCTTTGCTACCAATAAAGCTGTACAGATGTTCTGCGACTTCTTGAAGGCCGAGGATGCAACCAGTGAAGGCGAGGAAAGTTAA
- a CDS encoding glycosyltransferase family 1 protein, which produces MRILLLGEYSNVHATLAEGLRSLGHEVTVASNGDFWKNYPRDINLSRQPGKLGGLKLLAKVYAQLPRWRGYDVVQLINPMFLELKAEWIFHIYRYLRRYNRKVVLCAMGMDWYWVNECTNRKPLRYSDFNIGDELRTDEPALREQRDWIGTTKEKLNKFIAVDCDQIIAGLYENYVCYEPYFKEKTHFIPLPIKMPESDILHPLELRSLATEGTQEPSPLIPQPSALIHQPSSIFIGISKGRSAYKGTDIMLRAAEDVLRAHPDKMKLIKAEGIPFNEYQKLMDGSDAILDQLYSYTPSMNPLLAMSKGIICIGGGEPENYEILGENELRPIVNVQPTYESVRDELEQLVLHPERIPELKRQSIEYVRRHHDYIKVARQYERIYSE; this is translated from the coding sequence ATGAGGATACTGCTACTAGGAGAATATAGTAACGTACACGCCACGCTGGCCGAGGGACTGCGCTCGCTGGGACATGAGGTCACAGTGGCATCGAATGGTGACTTCTGGAAAAACTACCCAAGGGATATTAACCTCAGCAGGCAACCTGGAAAACTGGGGGGACTGAAGCTCTTGGCAAAGGTCTATGCCCAACTGCCGCGATGGAGAGGGTATGACGTGGTGCAGCTCATCAACCCGATGTTCCTGGAACTGAAGGCGGAATGGATATTCCATATATACAGATACCTGAGAAGATATAACAGGAAGGTGGTGCTCTGCGCCATGGGCATGGACTGGTACTGGGTCAACGAGTGTACGAACAGGAAGCCTCTGCGCTATAGCGACTTCAACATCGGCGATGAGTTGCGCACGGATGAACCTGCATTGAGGGAACAGCGCGACTGGATAGGTACAACGAAGGAGAAACTTAATAAGTTTATTGCGGTTGACTGCGACCAGATCATCGCCGGTCTCTACGAGAACTACGTGTGCTACGAACCTTACTTCAAGGAGAAGACGCACTTCATCCCCCTGCCCATCAAGATGCCAGAATCAGACATCTTACATCCGCTCGAGCTCCGCTCGCTTGCTACCGAAGGGACGCAAGAACCATCACCCCTCATCCCTCAGCCATCAGCCCTCATCCATCAGCCCTCATCCATCTTCATCGGCATCAGCAAGGGACGAAGCGCCTACAAGGGTACCGACATCATGCTACGAGCAGCTGAGGATGTATTGCGTGCGCATCCTGATAAGATGAAACTCATCAAGGCGGAGGGTATCCCGTTCAATGAATACCAGAAACTGATGGACGGTAGCGATGCTATCCTGGATCAGCTCTACAGCTACACCCCATCCATGAATCCCCTGCTGGCTATGTCAAAGGGTATTATCTGCATAGGTGGCGGTGAACCCGAGAACTACGAGATACTGGGAGAGAACGAACTGCGCCCTATCGTCAACGTACAACCTACATACGAGAGTGTGCGCGATGAACTGGAACAGCTCGTCCTTCATCCTGAGCGCATCCCTGAACTGAAGCGCCAGAGCATAGAGTACGTACGCCGCCATCACGACTATATCAAAGTGGCCCGGCAGTACGAGCGCATCTATTCTGAATAG
- the rpmG gene encoding 50S ribosomal protein L33 translates to MASKKAKGNRVQVILECTEMKNSGLPGTSRYITTKNRKNTAERLELMKYNPILKKMTLHKEIK, encoded by the coding sequence ATGGCAAGCAAGAAAGCAAAAGGCAATCGCGTTCAGGTTATCCTGGAGTGCACCGAGATGAAGAATAGTGGTCTTCCCGGCACAAGCCGTTACATTACGACCAAGAATCGTAAGAACACAGCTGAGCGTCTGGAGTTGATGAAGTATAACCCCATCCTGAAGAAGATGACTCTTCATAAGGAGATTAAGTAA
- a CDS encoding DUF4295 domain-containing protein yields MAKKTVATLHEGSKDGRAYSKVIKMVKSPKTGAYIFDEQMVPNEAVKDFFKN; encoded by the coding sequence ATGGCAAAGAAAACCGTTGCTACCCTCCACGAAGGTTCGAAGGATGGTCGCGCTTACTCTAAGGTTATCAAGATGGTAAAGAGCCCCAAGACTGGTGCTTACATCTTCGATGAGCAGATGGTTCCCAACGAAGCCGTTAAGGACTTCTTCAAGAACTAA
- the rplU gene encoding 50S ribosomal protein L21: MYAIVEIQGQQFKVEEGKKLFVHHIKDVEAGKTVEFDKVLLVDADGAVKVGAPTVEGAKVVVEVVNPLVKGDKVIVFKMKRRKDSRKRNGHREQFTQVEVKQVIA; encoded by the coding sequence ATGTACGCAATTGTAGAAATTCAGGGTCAGCAGTTTAAGGTTGAGGAGGGCAAGAAGCTCTTCGTGCACCACATCAAGGACGTGGAGGCAGGCAAGACTGTTGAGTTTGACAAAGTGCTGCTCGTAGATGCCGACGGCGCTGTCAAGGTTGGCGCACCCACCGTAGAAGGTGCAAAGGTAGTAGTAGAAGTAGTGAACCCGCTGGTAAAGGGCGACAAGGTGATTGTCTTCAAGATGAAGCGTCGCAAGGACTCTCGCAAGCGCAACGGTCATCGTGAGCAGTTCACTCAGGTAGAAGTTAAACAAGTAATCGCTTAA
- the rpe gene encoding ribulose-phosphate 3-epimerase — MTLVSPSLLAADFLHLDQDIQMINRSEADWLHLDVMDGSFVPNISFGFPVLEAVAKACKKPLDVHFMIEKPERYIQQTAKLGAMMMNVHQEACLHLHRTIQEIHQAGMKAGVTLNPATPVSVLEDVICDVDMVLLMSVNPGFGGQKFIENTIQKVKRLRQLINESGSRALIEVDGGVQGETAPRLVAAGVDVLVSGSYVFKASSPEDVIHQLRSL; from the coding sequence ATGACTTTAGTTTCACCTTCTCTTCTAGCGGCCGATTTCTTGCATCTCGACCAAGATATTCAAATGATTAACCGTTCGGAGGCTGACTGGCTTCACCTGGACGTGATGGATGGTTCGTTTGTGCCCAACATATCGTTTGGCTTCCCCGTATTGGAAGCTGTGGCGAAAGCATGTAAGAAGCCGCTTGATGTTCATTTCATGATTGAGAAACCGGAGCGCTATATTCAGCAGACGGCAAAGCTTGGTGCTATGATGATGAATGTGCACCAGGAGGCCTGCCTGCACCTGCATCGTACTATCCAGGAGATTCATCAGGCTGGTATGAAGGCTGGTGTGACGCTGAATCCGGCAACGCCTGTCTCCGTGCTCGAGGATGTGATCTGTGATGTGGATATGGTGCTTCTGATGAGTGTGAATCCGGGCTTCGGTGGACAGAAGTTCATTGAGAATACGATTCAGAAAGTAAAACGACTGCGTCAGCTCATAAATGAGTCGGGCAGTCGTGCATTGATAGAAGTCGACGGTGGTGTGCAAGGTGAAACAGCACCACGTCTGGTTGCTGCGGGTGTCGACGTGCTTGTCAGTGGAAGCTATGTGTTCAAAGCTTCTAGTCCTGAAGACGTCATCCATCAGTTGAGGAGCCTGTAA
- a CDS encoding sigma-70 family RNA polymerase sigma factor, whose product MKNFEGVSDEALALLYVKGDNRAFDELISRTQTKLFTYIMFVVRDHDIADDIFQETFVKVITKLQQGLYTDSGKFQFWITRIAHNCIMDWYRQQQSAHIVDANEENDLQNLKNASVMDSNKEAEMINEQILIDIKKMMNTLPAPQREVVYMRYFQQLSFKEIADLTGVSINTSLGRMRYALINLRKMAKDNKIELALCEY is encoded by the coding sequence ATGAAGAATTTTGAAGGAGTATCCGACGAAGCGTTGGCACTACTCTACGTAAAAGGTGATAACCGTGCGTTTGATGAGTTAATCAGTCGCACCCAGACAAAGTTGTTCACTTACATCATGTTCGTAGTTCGCGATCATGACATTGCTGACGACATCTTCCAAGAGACATTCGTCAAGGTCATAACCAAACTGCAGCAAGGGTTGTATACCGACTCTGGCAAGTTCCAGTTTTGGATTACACGCATTGCGCACAACTGCATCATGGACTGGTACCGCCAGCAGCAATCTGCCCATATCGTTGACGCCAACGAAGAGAACGACCTGCAGAACCTGAAAAATGCGTCTGTCATGGACTCCAATAAGGAGGCCGAGATGATTAATGAGCAGATTCTCATCGACATCAAGAAGATGATGAACACTCTGCCCGCTCCTCAGCGTGAGGTTGTCTATATGCGATACTTCCAACAGCTTTCTTTCAAGGAGATTGCCGATCTGACCGGTGTCAGCATCAACACATCACTGGGACGTATGCGCTACGCCCTGATTAATCTCAGGAAGATGGCCAAGGACAACAAAATAGAACTGGCGCTCTGCGAATACTAA
- the rpmA gene encoding 50S ribosomal protein L27, whose protein sequence is MAHKKGVGSSKNGRESAAQRLGVKIWGGQKCIAGNIIVRQRGTKHNPGNGVAIGKDDTLYALIDGTVNFHKGKFNKSIVSVIPEAAEA, encoded by the coding sequence ATGGCACATAAGAAAGGTGTAGGTAGTTCTAAGAACGGCCGCGAAAGTGCAGCTCAGCGACTTGGTGTGAAAATCTGGGGTGGCCAGAAGTGTATCGCCGGCAACATCATCGTTCGTCAGCGTGGTACAAAGCACAACCCCGGTAACGGTGTTGCTATTGGTAAAGACGATACCCTCTATGCCCTCATTGATGGCACAGTGAACTTCCACAAGGGTAAGTTCAACAAGAGCATCGTTTCAGTAATACCCGAAGCTGCTGAAGCATAA
- the pyrF gene encoding orotidine-5'-phosphate decarboxylase yields MTRQELIQQIKQKRSFLCVGLDTDPKKMPQCVFDLHDPIFEFNKAIIDATAPYCVAYKPNLAFYEAYGIKGMEAFVKTCEYIKENHPNHLIIADAKRGDIGNTSQMYARTFFEEYNIDALTVAPYMGEDSVTPFLQYEGKWVILLALTSNKGSHDFQLTEDAQGERLFEKVLKKSQEWGNTDNMMYVVGATQGKMFEDIRKLAPDHFLLVPGVGAQGGSLQEVCKYGMNKDCGLLVNSSRGIIYASNDDHFAEVAGNKARELQQEMDEELTKAGL; encoded by the coding sequence ATGACACGTCAAGAACTCATTCAACAGATTAAGCAGAAGCGCAGTTTCCTCTGCGTAGGTTTGGATACAGACCCTAAGAAGATGCCCCAGTGCGTCTTCGACCTGCACGACCCCATTTTCGAATTCAACAAGGCCATCATCGATGCCACTGCCCCCTACTGTGTGGCTTACAAGCCCAACCTCGCTTTCTACGAGGCCTATGGTATCAAGGGTATGGAAGCTTTCGTGAAGACCTGCGAATATATCAAGGAGAATCACCCCAACCATCTGATTATCGCAGATGCCAAGCGTGGTGATATCGGTAACACCAGTCAGATGTATGCCCGCACGTTCTTCGAGGAATACAACATCGACGCACTGACCGTGGCACCATATATGGGTGAGGATTCCGTGACACCCTTCCTGCAGTACGAAGGCAAGTGGGTTATCCTGCTGGCCCTGACCAGCAACAAGGGTTCGCACGACTTCCAGCTCACGGAGGATGCCCAGGGCGAGCGTCTGTTTGAGAAAGTGCTGAAGAAGAGTCAGGAATGGGGCAACACCGACAACATGATGTATGTCGTAGGTGCCACTCAGGGCAAGATGTTCGAGGACATCCGCAAACTGGCTCCCGACCATTTCCTGCTTGTGCCTGGCGTAGGTGCCCAGGGCGGTTCTTTGCAGGAAGTATGCAAATATGGCATGAACAAAGACTGCGGTCTGCTGGTCAACTCCAGCCGTGGCATTATCTATGCCTCTAACGACGACCACTTTGCAGAAGTGGCAGGCAACAAAGCCCGCGAACTGCAACAGGAGATGGACGAGGAACTGACAAAAGCAGGTCTCTAA
- a CDS encoding glycosyltransferase family 2 protein yields the protein MKLSIVIPVYNVEDTLDRCIESVLRQGIDDFEVILVDDGSRDKSAAICDEWQAKDAHILVIHQENRGLSAARNAGISRATGELITFVDSDDFLKEGTYSGIIALAERYDIVEYPVCRFHQSSSQQIISFSDKVYTDPKRYWLDAKGYSHTYACNKLYKRSLFDNIRFPEGQVFEDAATLPRLLQTARNICTVNQGLYYYTLNEKGITATANGKELKNLLDSHIHTMRQWNDTLYYMHVLNIQMDVCELSGEAPTLPFMRINPLAKRLPARLRVKALLLDLFGINGICIINKAIHQWKKPRS from the coding sequence ATGAAACTGAGTATCGTCATACCTGTATATAATGTAGAGGACACGCTCGACAGATGTATCGAGAGTGTGCTCCGTCAGGGCATCGACGATTTCGAGGTGATTCTGGTGGACGACGGGTCAAGGGACAAGAGTGCGGCAATCTGTGATGAATGGCAGGCAAAAGACGCGCATATCCTCGTGATTCACCAGGAGAACCGCGGACTGAGTGCTGCGCGCAACGCAGGTATCAGCAGGGCTACAGGCGAACTGATTACGTTTGTGGACTCTGACGATTTCCTGAAGGAGGGAACATACAGCGGCATCATTGCGCTGGCAGAGAGATATGATATCGTGGAATATCCAGTATGCAGATTTCACCAATCCTCCAGTCAGCAGATTATTTCTTTCTCGGATAAGGTCTATACAGACCCTAAGCGCTACTGGCTGGACGCGAAAGGCTACAGTCATACCTACGCTTGTAATAAGCTATACAAACGGAGCCTATTTGACAATATACGTTTTCCTGAGGGTCAGGTATTCGAGGATGCTGCAACCCTGCCCCGATTACTGCAGACAGCAAGGAATATCTGCACGGTGAATCAGGGACTGTATTACTACACGCTGAACGAGAAAGGTATCACAGCCACAGCAAACGGGAAGGAGTTAAAGAACCTGTTGGACAGTCATATCCATACGATGCGCCAATGGAACGACACCCTGTATTATATGCATGTGCTGAATATCCAGATGGACGTCTGTGAACTGTCTGGCGAGGCACCTACCCTACCCTTTATGCGCATCAATCCCTTGGCAAAGAGACTGCCGGCAAGACTGCGTGTCAAGGCGTTACTCCTGGACTTGTTTGGCATCAACGGAATATGTATAATCAATAAAGCGATACACCAATGGAAGAAACCCCGTTCATAA
- the rpmB gene encoding 50S ribosomal protein L28, protein MSKICQITGKKAQIGNNVSHSKHRTKRSFDVNLFSKKFYYVEENCWIQLKISAAGLRMINKVGLDAALKQAVAKGFVDWKDIKVIGD, encoded by the coding sequence ATGTCTAAAATTTGTCAAATTACAGGAAAGAAGGCACAGATTGGTAATAATGTGTCTCACTCAAAGCACCGCACAAAGCGCAGCTTTGACGTAAACCTGTTCAGCAAGAAGTTCTACTATGTAGAGGAGAATTGCTGGATTCAGTTGAAGATCAGCGCTGCTGGCCTTCGTATGATTAATAAAGTAGGTCTTGACGCCGCTCTGAAGCAGGCTGTAGCCAAAGGCTTCGTGGATTGGAAAGACATTAAAGTAATAGGAGACTAA
- the fmt gene encoding methionyl-tRNA formyltransferase, with the protein MQKEDLRIVFMGTPEFAVETLKALVENHYNVVAVVTQPDKPVGRHQNELQPSEVKKYALEHNLPVLQPVKMKDPEFVETLRSYQANLQVVVAFRMLPEVVWAMPEYGTFNVHAALLPQYRGAAPINWAVINGETETGVTTFFLDHDIDTGRIIMKKHFPIPDDANVEYVYDGLMHLGAEICMETLEAIVAADGHPASIPQEECAELKAAPKIFKETCQIDWNQPAKRIYDFVRGLSPYPGAWTVLKDEKGGDTVLKIFRATKTDKQVNDRVGTLMADRKHLYIACADAWLQIDELQLAGKKRMDAQAFLNGMKEIEKYSAV; encoded by the coding sequence ATGCAAAAAGAAGATTTAAGAATAGTATTTATGGGTACTCCGGAGTTTGCCGTCGAGACCCTGAAAGCACTTGTTGAAAACCATTATAATGTGGTGGCTGTTGTCACCCAGCCAGACAAACCCGTAGGCCGTCATCAGAATGAGCTCCAGCCTTCAGAGGTGAAGAAATACGCGTTGGAGCACAATCTGCCCGTGCTGCAGCCCGTGAAGATGAAAGACCCCGAGTTCGTGGAGACGCTTCGTTCGTATCAAGCCAACCTTCAGGTCGTGGTAGCATTCCGTATGCTGCCTGAGGTGGTATGGGCTATGCCTGAATACGGCACTTTCAATGTCCATGCCGCCTTGCTGCCTCAGTATCGTGGCGCGGCCCCCATTAACTGGGCAGTTATCAATGGTGAGACAGAGACGGGTGTGACAACCTTCTTCCTGGATCATGATATTGATACCGGACGTATTATCATGAAGAAGCATTTTCCTATTCCTGATGACGCCAATGTGGAGTATGTCTATGATGGCCTGATGCATCTGGGCGCAGAGATTTGTATGGAGACACTCGAGGCTATCGTTGCTGCCGACGGACATCCTGCAAGTATTCCCCAGGAAGAGTGTGCCGAGTTGAAAGCGGCTCCGAAGATTTTCAAGGAGACGTGTCAGATAGACTGGAACCAGCCCGCAAAGCGTATCTACGACTTTGTGCGTGGCTTGTCGCCTTATCCCGGTGCATGGACGGTCCTGAAAGACGAAAAGGGTGGGGATACGGTTCTGAAGATATTCCGTGCCACCAAGACAGATAAACAGGTAAATGACAGGGTAGGCACTTTGATGGCTGACAGAAAACATCTGTATATCGCATGTGCAGATGCCTGGCTGCAAATCGATGAGCTGCAGCTGGCTGGAAAAAAACGTATGGATGCGCAGGCTTTCCTCAACGGCATGAAGGAGATAGAAAAATATTCTGCTGTATGA
- a CDS encoding glycosyltransferase family 2 protein translates to MEETPFISFIIPVYNVPTEMLCECLDSIIRLSLRKSEREIIVIDDGSQVSPLGALNNYLDDIIYIRQKNGGLGCARNRGLQNATGQYIQFVDADDALITNQYEHCLDIARFKGPDMVMFEFSRQDQSQKVYADQKAATGRYLLRHQNIKATACGYLFKATILGNLRFTTGIYHEDEEFTPLLILRAGSIIQTDAEAYFYRSREASITTSQDARNTVKRLNDFKAIIYRLYQFAAVIPGSDRMALLRRVHQLTMDYIYKVIVETRNRHYLDKQLEELRKKGLFPLADKDYTKKYKWFRRLTNTKIGLAFLMRTLPLIKRER, encoded by the coding sequence ATGGAAGAAACCCCGTTCATAAGTTTCATCATACCGGTCTATAACGTCCCCACGGAGATGTTATGCGAATGTCTGGACAGTATTATCCGACTCTCCTTGAGGAAATCGGAACGGGAAATCATCGTCATAGATGATGGCTCGCAGGTGTCGCCCCTCGGTGCGCTCAACAACTACCTGGACGATATCATCTATATCCGTCAGAAGAACGGCGGACTGGGATGTGCGCGCAACAGGGGGCTGCAGAATGCTACGGGACAGTATATCCAGTTTGTGGATGCCGATGATGCGCTCATCACCAATCAGTACGAGCATTGTCTGGACATCGCCCGTTTCAAGGGACCGGACATGGTGATGTTTGAGTTCAGCAGGCAGGATCAAAGTCAGAAGGTATATGCCGACCAGAAGGCTGCCACGGGACGCTATCTGCTGCGTCACCAGAATATCAAGGCTACGGCATGCGGGTATCTGTTCAAGGCTACCATCCTGGGTAACCTGCGCTTCACCACGGGTATCTATCATGAGGATGAGGAGTTTACGCCGCTGCTGATTCTGCGTGCCGGTTCTATTATACAGACGGATGCGGAGGCGTATTTCTACAGGAGCAGGGAGGCCTCGATCACAACGAGTCAGGATGCACGCAACACGGTGAAGCGGCTCAACGACTTCAAGGCGATTATCTACCGGCTGTACCAGTTTGCTGCCGTCATACCGGGAAGCGACCGCATGGCGCTGCTGCGACGGGTCCACCAGCTGACGATGGACTATATCTATAAGGTGATTGTGGAGACGCGCAACAGGCATTACCTGGACAAGCAACTGGAGGAGCTGCGCAAGAAAGGACTATTCCCACTAGCCGACAAGGACTACACGAAGAAATACAAGTGGTTCCGCCGACTGACGAACACGAAGATAGGACTGGCCTTCCTGATGCGTACGCTGCCATTAATCAAGAGAGAGAGATGA
- the prfA gene encoding peptide chain release factor 1 has product MAETTNSILQKLDGLESRFEEVSTLITDPAVIADQNRFVKLTKEYKDLGDIMDARKRYINCLNSIKEAKDILANEDDPEMKEMAREELAANEALQPQLEEEIKIALIPKDPEDAKNVQMEIRAGTGGDEACLFAGDLFKMYKSFCDSKGWTLSVTSVSEGAVGGYKEIDFAVSGADVYGTLKYESGVHRVQRVPATETQGRMHTSAATVAVLPEADKFEVHINEGEIKWDTFRSSGAGGQNVNKVESGVRLRYMWKNPNTGETEEILIECTETRDQPKNKERALSRLYTFIYDKEHQKYMDDIASRRKTLVSTGDRSAKIRTYNFPQGRVTDHRIGYTTHDLQGFLGGDIQAMIDALTVAENAERMKENEL; this is encoded by the coding sequence ATGGCAGAAACAACAAACAGTATTTTACAGAAACTTGACGGATTAGAGAGCCGATTTGAAGAGGTTTCAACACTCATCACCGACCCCGCTGTGATTGCCGACCAGAACCGTTTCGTGAAACTCACGAAGGAATACAAGGACCTGGGCGACATCATGGATGCACGTAAACGATACATCAACTGTCTGAACAGCATTAAAGAAGCAAAAGATATCCTGGCCAACGAGGACGATCCCGAGATGAAGGAGATGGCCCGTGAGGAACTGGCTGCCAACGAGGCCCTCCAGCCCCAGTTGGAAGAGGAAATCAAGATAGCCCTCATTCCGAAAGATCCTGAAGATGCGAAGAATGTACAGATGGAGATTCGCGCCGGAACAGGTGGTGACGAAGCCTGTCTCTTTGCCGGCGATTTGTTTAAGATGTACAAGAGTTTCTGCGACTCAAAAGGTTGGACACTCTCTGTGACCAGCGTCAGCGAAGGTGCTGTAGGCGGCTACAAGGAGATCGACTTTGCCGTGAGCGGTGCCGATGTATACGGCACGTTGAAATACGAGAGTGGTGTACACCGCGTTCAGCGTGTGCCTGCCACGGAGACCCAGGGCCGTATGCACACATCAGCAGCAACGGTAGCCGTCCTGCCCGAGGCCGACAAGTTCGAGGTACATATCAACGAAGGTGAAATCAAATGGGATACCTTCCGTTCTTCTGGTGCCGGTGGCCAGAACGTGAACAAGGTGGAGTCTGGTGTTCGCCTGCGCTATATGTGGAAGAACCCCAATACCGGAGAGACCGAGGAAATCCTCATCGAGTGTACCGAGACGCGCGACCAGCCAAAGAACAAGGAGCGTGCCCTCTCGCGCCTGTACACTTTTATATATGATAAGGAACACCAGAAATACATGGACGATATAGCCAGTCGCCGTAAGACGCTCGTCTCTACCGGTGACCGTTCGGCTAAGATCCGCACGTACAACTTCCCCCAGGGACGTGTGACCGACCACCGTATCGGCTATACGACTCACGACCTGCAGGGATTCCTTGGTGGTGACATCCAGGCAATGATCGACGCCCTCACCGTGGCCGAGAATGCCGAGCGAATGAAAGAAAACGAATTATAA
- the tsaD gene encoding tRNA (adenosine(37)-N6)-threonylcarbamoyltransferase complex transferase subunit TsaD, whose translation MSDIYILGIESSCDDTSAAVLKNGVLLSNVTASQAVHEAYGGVVPELASRAHQQNVVPVVDQAIKKAGITKEQLTAVAFTRGPGLMGSLLVGVSFAKGFARSLGIPLIDVNHLQGHVMAHFIKESEDDQHCPPLPFICLLVSGGNSQIVLVRAYNDMEVLGQTIDDAAGEAIDKCSKVMGLGYPGGPIIDRLARQGNPKAYQFSEPQIPGFDYSFSGLKTSFLYNLRKWVEEDPDFVEHHKEDLAASLEWTIVDILMKKLRLAVKQTGIKHVAVAGGVSANNGLRNAFQDHARRYGWTIYIPKFSYTTDNAAMIGIVGHYKYLDGEFCPIDAPAFSKVTFK comes from the coding sequence ATGAGTGATATATATATATTAGGTATAGAGTCCAGTTGTGACGATACTTCGGCTGCAGTGCTGAAAAATGGCGTCTTACTTTCCAATGTTACTGCTTCGCAGGCGGTGCATGAAGCTTATGGTGGCGTTGTGCCGGAATTGGCTTCCCGTGCCCATCAGCAGAATGTGGTACCTGTTGTAGATCAGGCAATTAAGAAAGCTGGTATCACAAAGGAGCAGTTGACGGCTGTAGCCTTTACCCGTGGACCCGGTTTGATGGGTTCCCTTCTGGTAGGTGTCAGTTTCGCCAAGGGTTTCGCCCGCTCCTTGGGTATTCCCCTGATAGACGTAAACCATCTGCAAGGTCATGTCATGGCCCATTTCATCAAGGAGTCTGAAGATGACCAGCATTGTCCGCCATTACCTTTCATCTGTTTGCTGGTAAGTGGTGGTAATTCACAGATTGTGCTTGTACGTGCCTATAACGATATGGAGGTGCTTGGTCAGACTATCGATGATGCTGCAGGCGAGGCTATAGACAAATGTTCGAAGGTGATGGGACTCGGCTATCCCGGTGGTCCTATTATCGACCGTCTGGCCCGTCAGGGTAATCCAAAGGCCTATCAGTTCTCCGAACCTCAGATTCCTGGCTTCGACTACAGTTTCTCAGGTTTGAAGACCTCCTTCCTTTACAACTTGCGCAAATGGGTGGAGGAAGATCCTGATTTCGTGGAGCATCACAAGGAGGACCTGGCAGCTTCTCTGGAATGGACAATCGTGGATATCCTGATGAAGAAACTGCGTCTGGCTGTGAAGCAGACGGGTATCAAGCATGTTGCCGTTGCCGGCGGTGTCAGCGCAAATAATGGTTTGCGCAATGCTTTCCAGGATCACGCCCGCCGTTATGGCTGGACCATTTATATTCCTAAGTTCAGCTATACCACGGATAATGCAGCAATGATAGGTATCGTGGGTCATTATAAATATCTGGATGGTGAGTTCTGTCCGATAGATGCACCTGCTTTTTCAAAAGTAACATTTAAGTAA